One Myxococcaceae bacterium JPH2 DNA window includes the following coding sequences:
- a CDS encoding response regulator translates to MDASWAMGRCLLVVEDDEFIRLALAELLEDVGFAVITAGSYREAAGLLQRPRAIDVVLLDQELGDGVGSALVPLVRQVMPEAKVVFVTGKEDARLSPTADALFRKDGRFDELLAFLLKLMPSHAM, encoded by the coding sequence ATGGATGCGTCGTGGGCCATGGGACGCTGCCTGCTGGTGGTGGAGGACGATGAGTTCATCCGGCTGGCGCTCGCGGAGCTGCTGGAGGACGTGGGCTTCGCCGTCATCACCGCGGGCTCGTATCGCGAGGCGGCGGGACTGTTGCAGCGCCCGCGCGCCATTGACGTGGTGTTGCTGGACCAGGAGCTGGGCGATGGCGTGGGCAGCGCGCTGGTGCCGCTGGTGCGCCAGGTGATGCCCGAGGCGAAGGTCGTCTTCGTCACCGGGAAGGAGGACGCGCGGCTGTCGCCCACCGCGGATGCGCTGTTCCGCAAGGACGGGCGCTTCGACGAGCTGCTCGCGTTCCTGTTGAAGCTGATGCCCTCGCACGCGATGTGA
- a CDS encoding peptidylprolyl isomerase, which yields MKKLLAFMAAVALLAGPTAARAELVDKVVAVVNRDVISLSELEQRAAPEMQRFNAERDARKRAEARSQVLKTTLDTLIGEKLMEGEIQQLGITATDAEVEELVADVRKQNNITDAAQFEQLLAGEGLTLPRYRDMMRKRILRDRLLRMKVGPKVKVTEEDLKAAYAQYSRLEGEDTEVHARHILVQVDAKATPEVVEAARKKAEGIAQEARRPGMDFSALARARSEGPSAADGGDLGFFKRGVMVAAFEKAAFSLKDGEVSEPIRTNFGWHILKVEERRNVKVASYDEMKPKLESKLLQEKTEKFLDQYVQELRSKANVEVKL from the coding sequence ATGAAGAAGCTGTTGGCGTTCATGGCGGCGGTGGCGCTCCTGGCGGGCCCGACGGCCGCGCGCGCGGAGCTGGTGGACAAGGTGGTCGCGGTGGTGAACCGCGACGTCATCTCGCTCTCGGAGCTGGAGCAGCGCGCCGCGCCGGAGATGCAGCGGTTCAACGCCGAGCGCGATGCGCGCAAGCGCGCGGAGGCACGCAGCCAGGTGCTGAAGACGACGCTGGACACGCTCATCGGCGAGAAGCTGATGGAGGGTGAAATCCAGCAGCTCGGCATCACCGCCACGGACGCCGAGGTCGAGGAGCTGGTGGCCGACGTCCGCAAGCAGAACAACATCACCGACGCGGCCCAGTTCGAGCAGCTCCTCGCGGGCGAGGGCCTCACCCTGCCCCGCTACCGGGACATGATGCGCAAGCGCATCCTGCGCGACCGCCTGCTGCGCATGAAGGTGGGCCCCAAGGTGAAGGTGACCGAGGAGGACCTCAAGGCCGCCTACGCGCAGTACTCGCGGCTGGAGGGCGAGGACACCGAGGTCCACGCCCGCCACATCCTCGTGCAGGTGGACGCCAAGGCCACGCCCGAGGTGGTGGAGGCCGCGCGCAAGAAGGCCGAGGGCATCGCGCAGGAAGCCCGGCGTCCCGGCATGGACTTCTCGGCGCTCGCGCGCGCGCGCAGCGAGGGCCCGAGCGCGGCGGATGGCGGTGACCTGGGCTTCTTCAAGCGCGGCGTGATGGTGGCCGCCTTCGAGAAGGCCGCGTTCTCGCTGAAGGACGGCGAGGTGAGCGAGCCCATCCGCACCAACTTCGGCTGGCACATCCTGAAGGTGGAGGAGCGCCGCAACGTGAAGGTGGCCTCCTACGACGAGATGAAGCCCAAGCTGGAGTCCAAGCTGCTCCAGGAGAAGACGGAGAAGTTCCTGGACCAGTACGTCCAGGAGCTGCGCTCGAAGGCCAACGTCGAAGTGAAGCTGTGA
- the pdxA gene encoding 4-hydroxythreonine-4-phosphate dehydrogenase PdxA, whose amino-acid sequence MTRGAGSDRQRPVVGISLGDVSGIGPEVTAAALARPSVRRALVPVVFGDGPTLERFPQFRDYLRASPEELGRVHGPTVVEVTRLAAKDRVPGKPSREGGRAQYAYVTAAIAAMRERHVDALCTAPVSKEQISRAGIPFMGHTEVLAEAFGVEVLMMMDGPRVRIALATNHVPLASLSSRLTVEGLTEQLQLLSRSLAPVVGRRPRLAVLGLNPHAGEGGLLGREEVEVIGPAIQRARRAKVDAHGPLAADGLFAQPERVGAEYDAVLAMYHDQGLIPAKALDFERTVNVTLGLPVPRTSPDHGTAYALAGTGKASCVPMVEALLKAATLAAVSPPGARRGPRRPARGR is encoded by the coding sequence GTGACACGCGGCGCGGGGAGCGACCGCCAGCGGCCCGTGGTGGGCATCTCGCTGGGGGACGTGTCGGGCATCGGGCCGGAGGTGACGGCCGCCGCGCTGGCGCGCCCCTCGGTGCGCCGGGCGCTCGTTCCGGTGGTGTTCGGAGACGGCCCCACGCTGGAGCGCTTCCCGCAGTTCCGCGACTACCTGCGCGCGTCCCCCGAGGAGCTGGGGCGCGTGCATGGTCCCACCGTGGTGGAGGTCACCCGGCTGGCGGCGAAGGACCGCGTGCCGGGCAAGCCCTCGCGCGAGGGCGGGCGCGCGCAGTACGCCTACGTGACGGCCGCCATCGCCGCCATGCGGGAGCGACACGTGGATGCGCTGTGCACCGCGCCCGTGTCGAAGGAGCAGATTTCGCGCGCGGGCATCCCCTTCATGGGCCACACGGAGGTCCTCGCGGAGGCCTTCGGCGTGGAGGTCCTCATGATGATGGATGGTCCGCGCGTGCGCATCGCGCTGGCCACCAACCACGTGCCGCTGGCCTCGTTGTCCTCGCGGCTCACGGTGGAGGGGCTCACCGAGCAACTCCAGCTGTTGTCGCGGAGCCTCGCGCCCGTGGTGGGACGCCGGCCGCGGCTCGCGGTGTTGGGGCTCAACCCGCACGCGGGCGAGGGTGGCCTGCTGGGGCGCGAGGAGGTCGAGGTGATTGGCCCCGCCATCCAGCGGGCGCGGCGCGCGAAGGTGGATGCGCACGGGCCGCTCGCGGCGGATGGCCTCTTCGCGCAGCCGGAGCGCGTGGGCGCCGAGTACGACGCGGTGCTGGCCATGTACCACGACCAGGGACTCATCCCGGCCAAGGCGCTGGACTTCGAGCGCACGGTGAACGTGACGCTCGGGCTGCCGGTGCCGCGCACGTCGCCGGACCACGGCACCGCCTACGCGCTGGCGGGCACGGGCAAGGCGAGCTGCGTGCCCATGGTGGAGGCGCTGCTCAAGGCCGCGACGCTCGCGGCAGTTTCGCCTCCAGGTGCGCGACGAGGTCCTCGCCGTCCCGCTCGGGGTCGATGA
- a CDS encoding peptidyl-prolyl cis-trans isomerase: protein MRPAFAPTTWLLWSTLVLGASLAGCHKPSQEAPDPSVVATVNGEVLSRTDFEQELSRELASTEGPERTPEEVEPFKRALVDTLVKRLLLLQAARQNNVTVTPEEVDRGVLRLSGDYPAGNFNEVLAQGQLSMSELRARETSRLTIEKLFTHHVYSRVAVTEEELRAFYATREADFHEPEEVHAAQIVVKGLDEARRLQTQLKTGKKFSDLARRYSLSADAKVGGDLGFFPRGQMPPAFDEVVFKLGVGQVSDVVSTEYGYHLFKVLERKPARKREFAEVRQVVETRVLEEKRAQAQEAFEKDLRDKAQVWVNEASLQAIRGRPTPHAATGD, encoded by the coding sequence ATGCGCCCCGCCTTTGCTCCCACCACCTGGTTGCTGTGGTCCACCCTGGTCCTGGGCGCCAGCCTGGCCGGCTGCCACAAGCCCTCGCAGGAGGCTCCGGACCCGTCCGTGGTGGCCACCGTGAACGGCGAGGTGCTCAGCCGCACCGACTTCGAGCAGGAGCTGTCGCGCGAGCTGGCCTCCACCGAGGGCCCCGAGCGCACCCCGGAAGAGGTCGAGCCCTTCAAGCGGGCGCTGGTGGACACGCTGGTGAAGCGGCTGCTGCTGCTCCAGGCGGCCCGGCAGAACAACGTCACGGTGACGCCGGAAGAGGTGGACCGGGGCGTGCTGCGGCTGTCAGGCGACTACCCGGCGGGCAACTTCAACGAGGTGTTGGCCCAGGGCCAGCTCTCCATGTCCGAGCTGCGCGCTCGCGAGACGAGCCGGCTCACCATCGAGAAGCTCTTCACCCACCACGTGTACTCGCGCGTCGCGGTGACGGAGGAGGAGCTGCGCGCCTTCTACGCCACGCGCGAGGCGGACTTCCACGAGCCGGAGGAGGTCCACGCCGCGCAAATCGTGGTGAAGGGCCTGGACGAGGCGCGCCGGCTCCAGACCCAGCTCAAGACTGGAAAGAAGTTCTCGGACCTGGCGCGCAGGTACTCGCTGAGCGCGGACGCCAAGGTGGGAGGCGACCTGGGTTTCTTCCCCCGAGGCCAGATGCCGCCCGCGTTCGACGAAGTGGTATTCAAGCTGGGGGTGGGGCAGGTTTCGGACGTGGTCTCCACCGAGTACGGCTATCACCTGTTCAAGGTGTTGGAGCGCAAGCCGGCCCGCAAGCGCGAGTTCGCGGAGGTGCGGCAGGTGGTGGAGACCCGGGTGCTGGAAGAGAAGCGGGCGCAAGCCCAGGAAGCCTTCGAGAAGGACCTGCGAGACAAGGCGCAGGTCTGGGTGAACGAGGCCTCGCTGCAGGCCATCCGCGGGCGGCCCACGCCGCACGCGGCCACGGGTGATTGA
- a CDS encoding aldo/keto reductase: MSLQHYLALGRSGLRVSPFCLGAMTFGEDLGFGSSVETSAAILDRFIERGGNFIDTANLYTRGHSEKIIGDHLGRHPNKRDRLVIATKFFGNLFASDPNGGGAGRKSLVAACEESLRRLQTDYIDLYWMHCYDIHTPIEETLRALDDLVRAGKIRYAGISDTPAWKVAQAQVMSSFRGWAPLIALQIEYSLIERTVEGELIPMARELGLGVTPWSPLKGGALSGKFTRENAGKLKSDRGARLDASLTERTYGILDVLQRVAKEQSSTVARVALAWVQGRPGVSSTIIGARTLAQLDDNLGALELKLTDAQVKALDDASTPTLGFPAAFIGATPIYMHGGLSVNGVEAPPSPMAPRSDAERW, encoded by the coding sequence ATGTCGCTCCAGCACTACCTCGCCCTGGGTCGTTCCGGTCTGCGTGTCAGTCCATTCTGTCTGGGCGCGATGACGTTCGGAGAGGACCTGGGCTTCGGCAGCTCGGTCGAGACGTCCGCGGCCATCCTCGATCGCTTCATCGAGCGCGGCGGCAACTTCATCGACACGGCCAATCTCTACACGCGCGGCCACTCGGAGAAAATCATTGGGGACCACCTCGGTCGCCATCCGAACAAGCGCGACCGGCTCGTCATCGCGACCAAGTTCTTCGGCAACCTGTTCGCCTCGGATCCGAACGGAGGCGGCGCGGGTCGCAAGTCCCTGGTGGCCGCGTGCGAGGAGTCCTTGCGCCGGCTGCAGACGGACTACATCGATTTGTATTGGATGCACTGCTACGACATCCACACGCCCATCGAGGAGACGCTGCGCGCGCTGGACGACCTGGTTCGCGCCGGCAAGATTCGCTACGCGGGCATCTCCGACACGCCGGCCTGGAAGGTGGCGCAGGCGCAGGTGATGTCCTCCTTCCGAGGCTGGGCGCCGCTCATCGCGTTGCAGATTGAGTACTCGCTGATTGAGCGCACGGTGGAAGGGGAGCTCATCCCCATGGCGCGCGAGCTGGGGCTGGGGGTGACGCCGTGGTCTCCGCTCAAGGGTGGCGCGCTCAGCGGCAAGTTCACGCGCGAGAACGCGGGCAAGCTGAAGTCGGACCGGGGCGCGCGGCTGGACGCCTCGCTCACCGAGCGCACCTACGGAATCCTCGACGTGCTCCAGCGCGTGGCGAAGGAGCAGTCCTCGACGGTGGCGCGCGTGGCGCTCGCGTGGGTGCAGGGGCGGCCGGGCGTGTCGTCCACCATCATTGGCGCGCGCACGCTGGCGCAGCTCGATGACAACCTGGGCGCGCTGGAGCTGAAGCTGACGGACGCGCAGGTGAAGGCGCTGGATGACGCCTCCACGCCCACGCTGGGGTTCCCGGCGGCCTTCATCGGAGCCACGCCCATCTACATGCACGGGGGGCTCTCGGTGAACGGGGTGGAGGCGCCGCCCTCGCCGATGGCGCCCCGCTCGGACGCGGAGCGCTGGTAG
- a CDS encoding peptidyl-prolyl cis-trans isomerase, whose protein sequence is MPLSARPLALALLALAACERAPADGRAVMDLRHTRNPSAPPAVSWAGDAVTTDEVARRFREMSPALRERYQSPQARREYVEALARFDVLVREALSRGLQDDPEVVEATKRALVNRLMRAKLEEASIAVSDADVEAAYAARREDFVRPEVVRLSHVFLAAPRSDVARVAKARERAEAVRAQALALAPDDFAAFGKLARGVSEEPRTAPLDGDLRFLSDAELTQELGPEVTAAARALTTEGALSGVVQTDAGLHVLKLRARRPALDVPLEEAREGLRVRLEGEQRARSWASYLEDASRRLALKVDTAALDAVPLDVGGPMEKPVGPPPGTVPPP, encoded by the coding sequence ATGCCCCTCTCCGCCCGCCCCCTTGCCCTCGCCCTGCTGGCACTCGCCGCGTGCGAGCGCGCGCCGGCGGACGGGCGCGCGGTGATGGACCTGCGCCACACCCGCAACCCCAGCGCGCCCCCGGCCGTGAGCTGGGCCGGCGACGCGGTGACCACCGACGAGGTGGCCCGGCGCTTCCGCGAGATGAGCCCCGCCTTGCGCGAGCGCTACCAGTCACCTCAAGCCCGGCGCGAATACGTCGAGGCGCTCGCCCGCTTCGACGTGCTGGTCCGCGAGGCGCTGTCGCGCGGACTCCAGGACGACCCGGAGGTGGTGGAGGCCACCAAGCGCGCGCTGGTGAACCGGCTGATGCGCGCGAAGCTGGAGGAGGCCTCCATCGCGGTGTCCGACGCGGACGTCGAGGCCGCCTATGCCGCGCGCCGCGAGGACTTTGTCCGCCCCGAGGTCGTTCGCCTGTCGCATGTGTTCCTCGCCGCGCCCCGCTCGGACGTGGCCCGCGTGGCGAAGGCGCGCGAGCGGGCCGAGGCCGTGCGCGCCCAGGCGCTGGCGCTGGCTCCGGATGACTTCGCCGCCTTCGGGAAGCTGGCGCGCGGCGTGAGCGAGGAGCCCCGCACCGCGCCGCTCGACGGTGACCTGCGTTTCCTTTCGGACGCGGAGCTGACCCAGGAGCTGGGCCCCGAGGTCACCGCCGCCGCGCGCGCGCTCACCACCGAGGGCGCGCTCAGCGGCGTGGTGCAGACGGACGCGGGCCTCCACGTGCTGAAGCTGCGCGCGCGGCGACCCGCGCTGGACGTCCCGCTGGAGGAGGCACGCGAGGGCTTGCGCGTGCGCCTGGAGGGCGAGCAGCGGGCCCGCAGCTGGGCCTCGTACCTGGAGGACGCCTCTCGCCGCCTGGCGCTGAAGGTGGACACCGCCGCGCTGGACGCGGTGCCCTTGGATGTGGGCGGCCCGATGGAGAAGCCCGTGGGTCCGCCGCCCGGAACGGTGCCTCCCCCGTGA
- a CDS encoding GIY-YIG nuclease family protein has product MLDTQAAPGGGVRVADRVPRPVPRESPGWTVYMLRCRDGTLYTGATNDLPRRVATHAKGRGAAYTRARLPVTLVWSEPAKDRSAALRREAAIKRLTRADKLLLLPPRARKP; this is encoded by the coding sequence ATGCTCGACACCCAGGCTGCCCCTGGAGGTGGGGTCCGCGTCGCGGATAGAGTGCCGCGCCCCGTGCCTCGCGAATCCCCCGGCTGGACCGTCTACATGCTGCGCTGCCGAGACGGAACGCTGTACACCGGCGCCACGAACGACCTGCCACGCCGGGTGGCCACGCACGCGAAGGGGCGCGGCGCTGCCTACACCCGCGCCCGCCTGCCCGTCACCCTGGTGTGGAGCGAGCCCGCGAAGGACCGGAGCGCCGCGCTCCGCCGAGAGGCCGCCATCAAGCGGCTGACCCGGGCGGACAAGCTGCTCCTGCTGCCGCCCCGCGCGCGGAAGCCCTAG
- a CDS encoding alpha/beta fold hydrolase → MADLFSRAMDRGKEGLLTLSFRPDELYRVPTDDGAAIALGRYHPRGERRHAEPVILCHGLAANRFHLDFNEHYSMARALARAGFETWVLELRGRGLAGECGDFTFDDQADYDVRAALRTVLSTGAKQVLWVGHSKGGLMIYAHLAKNPQAPVRAAAALGSPFTFAVQPGLRSFIRRMEPLLSLKAIPTRRITGIALLGAPPGPISRYLMLAENMEPEVIRRAMANVPSDISGGVGRQFARWIVTNQFTTHDGSFDYRPPLAQVRIPFLLLAGSRDLLAPPMAVARAKEHLGGPVKFLVAGRAHGFGADYGHADLILGRRAPDEIFPLVEAFLSSHATRA, encoded by the coding sequence ATGGCGGATCTCTTCTCGCGGGCGATGGACCGCGGCAAGGAGGGGCTGCTCACGCTCAGCTTCCGGCCCGACGAGCTGTATCGAGTTCCCACGGATGACGGCGCCGCCATCGCGCTCGGCCGCTATCACCCACGCGGAGAGCGCCGCCACGCCGAGCCCGTCATCCTCTGCCATGGGCTGGCCGCCAACCGCTTCCACCTCGACTTCAACGAGCACTACAGCATGGCGCGCGCGCTGGCCCGCGCCGGCTTCGAGACCTGGGTGCTGGAGCTGCGCGGCCGAGGGCTCGCGGGCGAGTGCGGCGACTTCACCTTCGACGACCAGGCCGACTACGACGTGCGCGCCGCCCTGCGCACGGTGCTGTCCACCGGAGCCAAGCAGGTGCTCTGGGTGGGCCACTCCAAGGGCGGCCTGATGATCTACGCGCACCTGGCGAAGAATCCCCAGGCGCCCGTGCGGGCCGCGGCGGCGCTCGGCAGTCCGTTCACCTTCGCGGTGCAGCCAGGGCTGCGCTCCTTCATCCGCCGCATGGAGCCGCTGCTGAGCCTCAAGGCCATCCCCACCCGCCGCATCACCGGCATCGCCCTGTTGGGCGCGCCCCCGGGCCCCATCAGCCGCTACCTCATGCTGGCGGAGAACATGGAGCCGGAGGTCATCCGCCGCGCCATGGCCAACGTGCCCTCGGACATCTCCGGCGGCGTGGGGCGCCAGTTCGCCCGGTGGATCGTCACCAACCAGTTCACCACCCACGACGGCAGCTTCGACTACCGCCCGCCGCTCGCGCAGGTGCGCATCCCCTTCCTGCTCCTGGCCGGCAGCCGCGACCTGCTCGCCCCGCCCATGGCCGTGGCGCGCGCCAAGGAGCACCTGGGCGGACCGGTGAAGTTCCTCGTCGCCGGGCGAGCCCACGGCTTCGGCGCGGACTACGGCCACGCGGACCTGATTCTGGGTCGGCGCGCGCCGGACGAAATCTTCCCCCTGGTGGAGGCGTTCCTGTCCTCGCACGCGACCCGGGCCTGA
- a CDS encoding carboxypeptidase regulatory-like domain-containing protein — protein sequence MANVHDHRRWLLPAQSTDWLIVSSLDTEARTSERTRVPEVFVTSFLDRWLATPAARTLDAMYETLGGHRPLGLTGLERSRYEQRLKQRLEEAFARGELVALQLDRPTLVPPVWPEPPKEKAEELVPQELTFLAIELKDESGKPVPNARYVVTLPDGSKREGTLNANGHAREDNVVPGQCQVSFPELDGQSWS from the coding sequence ATGGCAAACGTCCACGACCACCGCCGCTGGCTCCTGCCAGCCCAGTCCACGGATTGGCTCATTGTGTCATCGCTCGACACGGAGGCGCGGACCTCGGAACGGACCCGCGTGCCCGAGGTCTTCGTCACCTCATTCCTGGACCGGTGGCTCGCCACCCCCGCGGCGCGAACCCTGGATGCCATGTACGAGACGCTCGGAGGCCATCGCCCCCTGGGGCTGACCGGGCTGGAGCGCAGCCGCTACGAGCAGCGCCTGAAGCAGCGGCTGGAAGAAGCCTTCGCTCGCGGCGAGCTGGTGGCGCTCCAGCTGGACCGCCCCACATTGGTGCCCCCCGTCTGGCCCGAGCCGCCGAAGGAGAAGGCGGAGGAGCTGGTCCCCCAGGAGCTGACCTTCCTGGCCATCGAGCTGAAGGACGAGTCCGGCAAGCCGGTTCCCAACGCGCGTTACGTCGTGACGCTGCCGGACGGCAGCAAGCGCGAGGGCACGCTCAACGCAAACGGTCATGCCCGCGAGGACAATGTCGTCCCGGGCCAATGCCAGGTCTCCTTTCCAGAACTCGACGGACAGAGCTGGAGTTGA
- a CDS encoding winged helix-turn-helix domain-containing protein, whose translation MDASDNERLTSPAWTFLTNHAHVLLCIAADPEIRLRDVSERVGITERAVQRIVSDLEEAGYLLRAREGRRNHYTVRGDLPLRHPVEQHHNVSVLLALATPPLEAQPARAVNQVGRPTR comes from the coding sequence ATGGACGCCTCGGACAACGAGCGGTTGACCTCGCCCGCATGGACGTTCCTCACCAACCACGCGCATGTCTTGCTTTGCATCGCGGCAGACCCGGAGATTCGACTCCGCGATGTCTCCGAGCGCGTGGGCATCACCGAGCGGGCCGTGCAGCGCATCGTCAGTGACTTGGAGGAAGCGGGCTATCTGCTCCGCGCGCGGGAGGGACGGCGCAATCACTACACCGTCCGAGGAGACCTGCCGCTGAGACACCCGGTCGAGCAGCACCACAACGTCTCGGTCCTCCTCGCGCTGGCCACTCCCCCCTTGGAGGCGCAGCCAGCGCGAGCGGTGAATCAGGTGGGGCGCCCGACGCGCTGA
- a CDS encoding aminopeptidase P family protein has translation MLPDATERAAFLRRRDLLARALGGTAALLASSRPRARNYAAHQFPFRASSHFLYLFGPGLPDAMAFYDGQTWTLYLPEPAPDDVLWDGAVPSFAEISEALAVPVKPRSALPAALRGRLVATIPTAHLETCLDLAELLGREVKPGWLAPGDEPLADAMIALRLRQDDAAVAQMRLAADVTRAAHLAGMRATRPGLRESVVRAAMEAEFLARDVAPAYNPIVTVHGEVLHNVKYHHVMQPQDLLLADVGGESPGGWPADVTRTWPVSGRFSTTQRELYEVVLRAQKAAIATVRPGVRYRDVHLAAHRATAEGLLALGILRGDAEELVADGVTARLFPHGVGHLLGLDVHDMEDLGDRAGYAPGRTRSKEFGLAYLRLDRDLVPGMAVTIEPGVYQVPAILADARLMDVAKDRLDRTVLARFSDVRGIRIEDDVLVTEQGREVLTAAIPKEVADVEAAMRAGSP, from the coding sequence ATGCTGCCCGATGCTACCGAGCGTGCCGCCTTCCTGCGGCGCCGTGACCTGCTTGCCCGTGCCCTGGGAGGAACCGCGGCCCTGCTGGCGTCCAGTCGACCGCGCGCTCGCAACTACGCCGCCCACCAGTTCCCCTTCCGGGCGTCGAGTCACTTCCTCTACCTGTTCGGTCCAGGGCTGCCGGACGCGATGGCCTTCTATGACGGCCAGACGTGGACGCTGTATCTGCCCGAGCCCGCCCCGGACGACGTGCTGTGGGACGGCGCGGTGCCTTCCTTCGCGGAGATCTCCGAGGCGCTCGCGGTTCCGGTGAAGCCGCGCTCGGCGCTGCCCGCCGCGCTGCGCGGACGGTTGGTGGCCACGATTCCCACGGCGCACCTGGAGACCTGTCTGGACCTCGCGGAGCTGCTCGGTCGCGAGGTGAAGCCCGGGTGGCTGGCGCCCGGAGACGAGCCGCTCGCGGACGCGATGATTGCCCTGCGCTTGCGACAGGACGACGCGGCGGTTGCTCAAATGCGGCTGGCGGCGGACGTCACGCGCGCCGCGCATCTGGCGGGCATGCGGGCCACGCGGCCCGGCCTGCGCGAGTCCGTGGTGCGCGCCGCGATGGAGGCCGAGTTCCTCGCGCGCGACGTGGCCCCTGCCTACAACCCCATCGTCACGGTGCACGGCGAGGTGTTGCACAACGTGAAGTACCACCACGTGATGCAGCCCCAGGACCTGCTGCTCGCGGACGTGGGCGGAGAGAGCCCGGGTGGCTGGCCCGCGGACGTGACGCGCACGTGGCCGGTGAGCGGGCGCTTCAGCACGACGCAGCGCGAGCTGTACGAGGTGGTGCTGCGCGCGCAGAAGGCCGCCATCGCCACCGTTCGTCCCGGCGTGCGCTACCGCGACGTGCACCTGGCCGCGCACCGCGCCACGGCCGAGGGGCTGCTGGCGCTGGGCATCCTGCGCGGGGACGCGGAGGAGCTGGTGGCGGATGGCGTCACCGCGCGCTTGTTCCCCCATGGCGTGGGCCACCTGCTGGGCCTCGACGTGCATGACATGGAGGACCTGGGTGACCGCGCCGGCTACGCGCCGGGCCGCACGCGCTCGAAGGAGTTCGGGCTCGCGTACCTGCGGCTGGACCGCGACCTGGTGCCGGGCATGGCGGTGACCATCGAGCCGGGCGTGTATCAGGTGCCCGCCATCCTGGCGGATGCGCGCTTGATGGACGTGGCGAAGGACCGCCTGGACCGGACGGTGCTCGCGCGCTTCTCGGACGTGCGCGGCATCCGCATCGAGGACGACGTGCTGGTGACGGAGCAGGGTCGCGAGGTGCTGACCGCGGCCATTCCGAAGGAAGTCGCGGACGTAGAGGCCGCGATGCGGGCGGGCTCGCCGTGA
- a CDS encoding ribosome-associated translation inhibitor RaiA, giving the protein MNRALQITYRGMATSDALSEHIRDHAEKLEQFFDGIVGCHVVVEEPHRHKQQGNPFHVRVDLHVPGKDIVVGNDSHERTAHADAYQAVSAAFEAARRQLQHYADALHGHRR; this is encoded by the coding sequence ATGAACCGAGCGCTGCAAATCACCTACCGGGGTATGGCGACGAGCGATGCCCTGAGCGAACACATCCGTGACCACGCAGAGAAGCTGGAGCAGTTCTTCGATGGAATCGTAGGGTGCCACGTCGTGGTGGAAGAGCCTCACCGCCACAAGCAGCAAGGGAATCCGTTTCACGTGCGCGTCGACCTGCACGTGCCGGGCAAGGACATCGTGGTGGGGAATGACTCGCACGAGCGCACGGCCCACGCGGATGCCTACCAGGCGGTGAGCGCCGCGTTCGAAGCCGCGCGCCGCCAACTCCAACACTACGCGGACGCCCTGCACGGCCATCGCCGCTGA